In the genome of Synechococcus sp. CB0101, the window GGGCTGGCCGCCAAGGCCTGCAGCAGCTCCGCCTCGCTCACACCGTGATCGAGGGCATCGGCATTGGCACCGGGAAACCAATGGCTACCGGCGCCCAGCAGCCCATAGCGGGCTCTGGCGTAGCCCTCCAGGCCCCAGGCCTCCACGAGGTTGTGCAACCAGAGCAAGGTGGGCAGGTTGATCCCGCCAGGTGTGTCCTGCCAAGCCGGTAAGCCCTGCTGCCAACTCTCCAGCCACGCGTCGCCCAGGGCTTCGTGGCGGGCCTGCTCCAACCGCGCCACGATCGGGGGCAGCAGCTGGGCCGCCTGGGGCAGCAACGCCACGGCTTGCAGGTGCAGCTCCAAGTCTTCCGGGCGCGCTGCTCCCACGCTGATGGTGTGAATCCCCGGCGCGCTCAGGCAGAAGAGATCGTTGAACACGATCGGATGCAGGGGCGCACACAGCTCCAGCAGCTGCGGCGATGGGGTGTGCAGGTGGCCGCCTTTATCGGTCGGGCTGATCACGAATACGCCCATGTCCTGGGCGATGGCGGCCTCAATCGCGGGCCGGTTGTCCTGGCGAATGAAATACCAGTGGAGATTGATGTAATCGAAGGCGCCGCTGTTGATCGCCTCCAGGATCAGCGGCAATGGGCCATGGGTGGAAAAACCCACCGACCCCACGCGGCCCTCCGCCTGCCAGCGCCGCACCACCTCCAGGCACCCCCCGGGCCGAAGGGTTTGCTCCAAATGGTCAGAACGGTTCAGTCCATGAATGGCCAGCAGGTCGACGCGCTGCACAGCCAGACGCTCAAAACTGAGACGCAGCTCAGCTTCAAAGGCTTCCGGATCAGCCTGGGGCGGCACCTTGGTTTGCAGAATCCGGCCTGGATCCGGCACCTGCGGCAACAACCAGCCCAACTGCCGCTCGGAACTGCCGTAATGGCGCGCGGTTTCCACATGCCGGAAGCCGGCGGCTACCGCCGCCTCGAGGGTGGCGCGCAGGTTGGCCTGGCTCTCTGGACTGATCTGATCAGCCGGCAGATCGCTCCAGCTCTGCTGAAAGCGCATCCCCCCGAGCGACAACACGGGCATCGGCAGCTCCGTGCGGCCAAAGCGACGAACCGGCAGCATCAGGAGTTGGCCCGGGGCAAGGTCCGGCGGGGCCTGGCCGGTGTGGGCAGCCCCAGGGGTTGGAGCTCTTGGTTCAAGGTTTGCTCTTCCAGGGCGGGCAAGTCCTCGTAGCTCACCCAATGGATGCAATCCACCGGACAGGTGTCGATGGCCTCTTGGATGCGCTCCGTGCTGTCGCCGTCCTGGCGAATGGCACGGGAGCGGCCCCAGTCTTCTTCCACCAAAAAGGTATTGGCCGCCACATGGGTGCAGTAGCGGCAACCGATGCACACCGCTTCATCCACCCATACGGCTTTCTGGCGCAAGGCCCCACCGAGCACAGGCTCACGGCCCGTGGCCAGAGCCGCTGGCGCCGAAGCGGCCGCAAAGGCAACCGCAGGATCGACGCTCACACCCAGCGGGTCACCACCAGCTCGATCGACCCATCAGCCGTCTGATGCTGTTCACTCACCTGGAAGCCTTCGGCGCTGGAGGCCGCCAGGATGCTGCGCAGGGCATACCGCTGGGTGAGCTTCGCGAGGAATCGCTCCACGGGGATGGGCTGACGCCAGAGGTCGAGGTCGGTCACGAGCTCATAGCTGCCGTTGGCTTCGTTCCAGCGGAAGCCGATATCACCACCCTCTTCACCGAGAAGAGCCAGGTCAGCCTGCACAGTCTGGCCGCGATAGCCACGCACGGCTCGATCGCCCTCACGGGGGTCGTGACCGAGATCGCGCAGCGCGTCGATCAGGGCGGCGCGATCACGCAGTTCCGTTTTAACGGTGCTGAAGTGCGACATCAGGAGACCGATGAAGGAAGGGTCTGGGTCTGCTCGGGGGTTACCGCGGCCTGGGATGCCTGAAAGGCCTCCGAGGTGGCTTGGCGCTGTTGCACGCTGCCAAGCCGGGCTTCAATGCCCTCAGTGAGCTGCTCGCAGCCACTGCCCGCAATGCCTTCCACCAGCTCTTCAACCCGACCATCAGGTCGGATCCGAAAGCGGATGGTTTGCTGAGCCATTCCCGGGCAAGGGCGTGGGTCTGCGGATGCTAGCCGCGTTGCTCAGAATCTGGCGGGAGCTCAGCTCAGCAGGCCTTCGTTCACCAGGGTCTGCAAACGCTCCAGCACCAGGGGATCCTCCAGTTGCTCGAGGGCCAGACGGGCCTCATCCCGCACCGCGAGATCGGCGTCGTGCAGCATCGCCCCCAGCAGCGACTCCACCACCTCCAGCTGGCGCGGCTCCACCAGATCGCCATAGAGGCGCCCGAGCGACCAGGCGCTGTTGCTGCGCACCGCCGCTTCACTATCAATGCGCAGCGCCTGAAGCAGCTGCCCCGCAGCCTGATCCGCCTTAGCCAGGCCCGTGGAGCCGGCATCGGCCAGGGAACTCGCAGCCCAGAGGCGCACCGCCGCGATATCGCTCTGCAGCGCGCGGATCAGCGGGTTCATCACCGGCGCATCTGGATAACTGCTCAAGCTCCAGGCCACCGCCTTGCGCACATAGCCATTGCTGTCGTTCTGCAGCAACGCCAGCAGCGGGGTCACGGCCTGCAGATCCGGGTTGCGGCCGAGGGCATACACCGCGCTCATCCGCAGGATCGGGCAGCTGGCCTCCAGCAACGGCACAAGCAAAGCCGGCGCCCGGGGATCGCGGTGCTCGCAGAAGATGCGCAGCCCCTGCATCCGTTCATCGTGGCCGCCGCGTAGCAGCTCCAGGCCCAGGTCACACTCGGCCGCCACATCCGCCAAGGCCACAGCCGGGTCGTCGAGCTCATCGAGCGGATCGCCCAATAGCTCTTCAGCCAGTTCACGCGCGAGCAGTTCCGGGTCCAGCGCCAGATCGGCCGGACTCTGCGAAAACTCGGGGAACGGACCAGTCATGCCGGGGATCGTAAGGGCCGGGCCCGTCGTGGTCTGCTCAGCTGATGGGGGCCGGAGCGACCATGTCACCCGGCAACCAGATGCGTGCACTCACGGCAAACAGAGCCAGGCCAAACAGCAGCACGATCGCGGCTGGCAACAAGGTGGAACGCAGGAACTGCACGAATTAGAAAAGCGATCGAGCCATCATCCCTCCGCCGGCACGCGACCGGTGCCGCGGCGCAACAACAAGGCTCCGACCACCGCCATCACCAAACCGCCCCACCCCCAAAGCTGCAGCTTCAGCAGGAAGCCGCCGATTCCCAGCAGGGCGCCAAAGAGCAAGGCACAGCCAGCGATTAACAACAGCAAGAGGTCTGGGAGCGTCTCGTCTGCATGGACTGCCGTCCGCTGCCGCCATTGAGTCCAGCCGGGCCCCGGGGGGCGGACCTGGCGCACAAAGCGCTCGAGCACTTCCGGCGACTCCGGCGGAGTCGCAAACATCGCGAGCAGCCAGAGTGCCGCCGTCAGCAGCGTGGTCACCAAAAGACGTACCCCGTAGTCGTCGATCCTCAAGAGGGGCACCACAGAGGTGGAGAAGCCAATCAAGAAGCCGCCCAGTAGGGCCGCCAGCTCAGCGGCGGCATTGACGCGCCACCAGAACCAGCGCAAGACAAGAACGACCCCGGGCCCCGTCCCCATGGCAATCACCAAGCGGAAGACCGTGCCGATGCTGGTGCTCATCAAGGCGGTGATCACCCCAAAGACCACCAGCAGCACCGAAGCGAGCTGGCCGACCAGGAGCAACTCCTTCTCACTGGCCTTAGGCCGAATAAAGCGCTGGTAGAGGTCATGGGTTAGGTAGCTGGCTCCCCAGTTCACCGAGGTGCTGACAGTGCTCATGAAAGCCGCCACGAGGGAGACGACGACCAGCCCCAAGACCACGGGGGGAAGCAGTTGGACCGCCAACAGGGGGTAGCTCTGCTCCCAGTCGGTCTGATCCGGCAGTAGGGCCACTGCGGCCAGCGCCACAATGATCCAGGGCCAGCTGCGTAGGAGGTAGTTCACGGCCAGGAAGACCCAACCGGCGGTGCGAGCTTCGCGCTCATCGCGGGTCGCAAGCAAACGCTGAATGAATTCACCACCGCCATCGCTGCGGCGAAAGCTCCACCACTGCAAGGCCAAGTAAGAGCTGAAAGTGGCAATTGAAATCCCCGCGCCATCGAGCCACTGCAGACGCCCGCCCTCCACATGCCAGGGCACCAGAGACAAAAGCTCCGGACGGGACAGGCTGCGGATGCTCTCCAGCAGGGAATCCATGCCGCCAGCCTCATGGACCGCCGCCACAGAGACAGCGATCGCCCCCAGCAAAGCCAGTACCAGCTGAAGCATGTCCGTGACGACCACGGCCCAAAGGCCCCCAGCTGCGGTGTAGATCAAAACCAGCAGCGCAACGATGGCCAGCAGAGTGACCTTGGCCTGAGGAGTAGGCGCCAAACCCAGGGCCTCACTCACCTTGGCCATGGCCAAAAACGCATAACCCAGGCCAATGCAGTTGATCGGCAGGGCAAACAAAAAGGCCTTAACGCCCCGCAACCATGCGGCGGTAGGCCCTCCGTAACGCAATTCCGTCAGGGCTGCATCCGTGAGGACGCCGCTACGTCTCCAGAGCGGAGCGAACACCACAGCCATGGCGACGTGGGCCACACCGAAGCTCCACCACTCCCAGTTACCGGCGAGGCCGCGCACACCCACCAGACCAGCCACATAGAGGGGGGTGTCGATCGAGAAGGTGGTGGCCGCCATCGATGCCCCGGCCAGCCAACCCTTGAGCTGACGACCAGCAACGAAGTAGTCGGCCTCGGTGCGATTGCGGCGGGCCAGCCAGAGTCCAACGAAGAGACTCGCCACCAGATAGGCGATGACGATCGCCCAATCGATGCTGGTCATGGCCGCCCTTCACTGCTGGGCAGTCTCCCTCAGTTCACCGGCAACGCCTACGCGGGCTCTAGACTTCCCTCAAGGCGGCGCCTCAGCTGACCGCAGGCGGCATCGGCATCAAGCCCGCGACTGGCGCGCACACTCACGGCGACGTGCCGATCCTGCAGGGCCCGGCGGAATCCATCCACGGCCGCCGGGGTGGGGCGCTGAAATTCCTCTTCCTCAATCGGGTTGTAGGGAATCAGGTTCACGTGGCTCTGGAAGCCCCGCAGCAGCTGCGCCAGGGCTGCTGCATGGCGGGGTTGATCGTTGAGCCCGCCGAGGAGGATGTATTCGAAGCTCACCCGCCGGCCGGTGATCGCCACATAGCGGCGGCAATCCTCCAGCAAGGCCTCAATCGGATAGGCATGGGCGGTGGGGATGAGCTCTTCGCGCAGTCGCTGATCGGGAGCATGCAGGCTCACCGCCAGGGTGAACTGGGCCCTGCCGAGACGCTCCAGGGCCAGCTCCGCCAAACGCGGCAAGGTGCGCGGCACCCCCACGGTGCTCACGGTGATCTGGCGCTGCGCCATGCCCAGATCGGTGCAGAGGCACTGGATGGCATCGAGCACCGCCTCGATGTTGAGCAGCGGCTCCCCCATGCCCATGAACACCACGTGGCTGGGGCGCTGCTCCATCACCTCGCGCACGCTCAGCACCTGATCCACGATCTCGTGCACCGCCAGCGAGCGCTGCAGCCCCCCCTTGCCGGTGGCACAGAACCGACAGGCCATCGGGCAGCCCACCTGGCTGCTCACACAGACGGTGAGCCGGCCTTCGGCGGGAATCCCCACGGTTTCAATGCTCAGCCCGTCGTGGGTGCCGAGCAGCAGCTTGGTGGTGCCATCGCGGGCAACGCTGCGATGCAACTCGCGGGAGCGACCCATCCAGTCGAAGGCCCCGTCCGGCGGCTGGGCCGCCAGCTGCTCACGAAAACCTTTCGGCAACACCGACACATCGGCCAGCTGACGGGCTCCTTTGGCATAGAGCCAATCGTGCAGTTGGCGGCCGCGGAAGGCGGCCTGGCCGTGCTGCTTCGCCCAGTCCTCGAGGGCCGAAAGCCCCATGCCCAGCAGGGGCTGGCTCACCAGATCAACAAACCATGGCCCAGCTGGGCTTCCACCACCAGCAGGGCGATGAAGCCCAGCATCGCCATCCGGCCATTCAGCCGCTCGGTATGGGTGTGGAAGCCGTAGCGGGGCAGGCGCCGCTGGGGCACGAGCGTGGGCTGAATCATGGCCGGAGGTGGGATGGGCAGTGGGGTGATCGAGGGATCACTCGTCGGTGAGCAGACCCTCTTCCTGGAGACCCTGCATCGCCTCAGGATCAGCGATCAGCTCCTCTTCGAGACCTTCTTCCACCGTGGGGCGGGTGAAGGCAGCGGTGGTGCTGGCCGAAGCCTCGATGCCATGGCGGCTGCGGGTGGCTTCGAGATCCTCATCGGAGGGATCGTCAAGCAGGGCACCTGCACTACCGGGTGCAGGGGCAGCCGGCATGTCCACGGTGTAATCCGGGCGCAGGTTCTGCATGCGGCGGTAGTTCATCGCATCCTCATCGAGGATGTCGGGGTGGGGGCCTGCCTCGGCGCGCAGTTCCTCCTCGAAGCCGCTGAAGCCCGTACCAGCCGGGATCAGGCGACCGATGATCACGTTCTCCTTGAGACCCCGCAGCCAGTCGCTCTTGCCTTCGATGGCAGCTTCGGTGAGCACGCGGGTGGTCTCCTGGAAGGAGGCCGCGGAGATGAAGCTGTCGGTGTTGAGCGAGGCCTTGGTGATACCCAGCAGCACCGGGGTGAACTCAGCGGGAGCACCGCCGGTGATCGCCATGGCGCTGTTCACCTGCTCCACCTGACGCAGCTCAATCAGCTCACCGGGCAGCAGGGTGGTGTCACCCGCGTCCTCGATGCGCACCTTGCTGGTCATCTGGCGCACGATCACTTCGATGTGCTTGTCATCGATGGTGACGCCCTGCGACTTGTAGACGTTCTGCACTTCCTGAACCAAGCGGAATTGCAGCTTGGAGATGGCCTCCATCGCCGCCTCCAGGGTGGGCTTGCGGCTGCGCAGGTCTTCGAAGAAGCACTCGAGCAGCTCGTGGGGGTTGATCGGACCATCGGTGAGCAGTTCACCGGCGCTCACCTGCTGGCTATCGCTCACCATCACGTTCCGGCCCAGCAGGATCGGGTATTCGGTGATGGCGTCATCCCCTTCGATCACGGTGACGGACACGGAATCGTCGTCTTCGCCCTGCTTGATTTCCACGGTGCCGGCCTTGCGGCAGAGCACAGCGGATTCCCGCGGACGACGGGCTTCGAGCAGCTCCTCAATACGGGGCAGACCCTGCACGATGTCACCGGTCTTCTGGCGCTCAAACACCAGGAGAGCCAGGGAGTCGCCGCGCTGCACCAGTTCGCCGTCGCGCACGTGCAGCACTGAATCGGGCGACACCATGTAGGGGCGGCCCATGCGGATGGTGACGCTGTTGCCGGAGACCGACTCCACCTGACCGCAGCAGGGAGCTTCCACGCCCTTAGCCAGCAGATCGCCGTCCACCAGACGCTGACCCACTTCCACCTCAGGCTTGGCGGAGCCGAGGTCGATGCTGCGGGTGTCGCTGGCGCGCTCGACGATCAGGCGGCGGATGGGCTCGCCATCGACGGTCTCAGGCAGGGCCAGCACACCGTCTTCCTTGCAGAGGATCTGAGTGGTGGCGACCACATCACCAGCCTTCACGCTGTCGCCGTCGTTGACGGAGAGCTCGGTGTGGGTGGAACCGTGGCTGGCGTCGGAGAGGGTGTCACGGCGCACCAGCAGGCTCTCAAGGATCACCAGCTGCAGACGATCGATCGTCTTGGCGCGCTTGTCGGGCACCGACTCCACATCCACCGTCATCTGGGGGGTGGTGTCGTGGGTCTCGAGGATCAGCTGCGTCTTGAGCAGCTCAACACCTTCAACGCTCTTGATCAGCTCGCCGTCCTTGAAGGCGAGGCGCTGGGTGGCCTTGAGGCCGAGGCTGGGGCCGTTCTTCTGCACAACGCTGCCCTGCTCAGGCAGGTGGGCCTCATCGGGAATGCGGTATTCCTCCACCGGGCGCAGCAACAGCGCGCCACCCTCAGCGGTGTCGACAGCCTCGACGAACACCATCGCCTCAGCCTTGAGACCTTTGGCGATCTCTTCGCCGGGGTTCACCATCTTGCCGTCGCTGTAGCGGCTAATCGCCTTGGCGTCGGAGACGTGGTGCAGCTGACCGGAGCGCACGATGATCTCGCGCAGGATGTCGTTCTTCTGCGTGACCGTGACGATGCCGGCGGTCTGGCTGAAGATGTCCTTCACCACCTCGGTGCCGGCCTCAATCCACTGGCCGTCCTCGATCATCAACAGGGAGATGTCCTTGTTGATCTCGTGGGTTTCCTGCGGGATCCAGAGCAGGGTGCCGCCCTTGCTCACCTCGTAGCCGTTCTTGGCGCTGCGGGCCTTCTTGATGGCCAGGCCGGGCGCGAACTTCACGATACCGCCGGTCTGGGTGCGGAAGCGATCGTCGGCGAGTTCAGCAATCACCTCACCGTTGGCGATCTTGGTGCCGGGGTGGGTGTTGAGGCGGTAGCGAATGCTGTCCTTGCCCTCGAGGTGCCAGAGCTCACCGGAGTGGGTGGATTCACCCACGAGCTTGCAATCCTTGAGGGTGAGGCTGGTGGTGACGATCTGCACCTCGCGGGAATCACCGGCGCTTTCGCGCAGGCGCACCGCACCGCCGTACTCGCTCACCAGGCGGCTCTCGGCCAGCACTTCACCGGTGGTGACAGCTTTATTGCCGCTCACCACAGGCTGGGCGTTGGGGGGCAGGTTGTACACGTCGCCGCTGTACACCCACATCCGACCCAAACGCTGGGCCTTGAGGGTGATGTTGCCCTGGCGGTCGGTGACCTCCTTGGGCTGAATCACGTCCTCGAAACGCACCTGACCGGCCAGGTCGCAGATCACGTCTTTGGTGGCCTTCTCCACGCTCTTCTTCACGGCGGCGCCGGAAGAGATCTGGGCCAACATCACGTCGGCAGGGGTTTCGGCGCCGGCCTCCACAAACAGGATCGAGCCGGAGGTGATGGCGAGCTTCTGGGCCTTGCCGCTGCCGCTGGGCTTCACGGTGAGGTTGAAGTCGGTCTCGGCGATCTGGGCTTCCACACCGTGGGGGGTGCGGTAAGGACGCACGCGGGCCTTGCTGTCGAATTCGATCGTGCCAGCCACGAGGGAGCGCACCACACCTGTTTCGGCGGTGGACACACCACCGGTGTGGAACGTCCGCATGGTGAGCTGGGTACCGGGCTCACCGATCGACTGGGCGGCCACGATGCCGACGGCCTCGCCGAGGTCGACCAGTTCGTTGTGGGCCAGGGCCCAGCCATAGCACTTGCGGCACACCGAACGGGCGGCTTCGCAGGTGAGGGGCGAGCGCACCACCACGGTCTTCACACCAGCCGCTTCGATGCGGGCGGTGGTGGGGGCGTCGATTTCGCCGTCGCGATCCACGATCACGGTGCCGTCGCCATCGAGCACGGGCTCAGCGGCCAGACGGCCCACGAGCTTGGCGGCGTAACGGCCCTTGTCATCGGCGTCGATGGGGATGCCGCGGGTCGTGCCGCAGTCGTCCTCGCGCACGATCACGTCCTGGGCCACGTCCACCAGACGGCGGGTGAGGTAACCCGAGTCGGCGGTGCGGAGGGCGGTATCCACCAGACCCTTACGGGCGCCGTAGGAGGAGATCACGTATTCGGTGACCGTCAGACCCTCACGGAAGTTGGTGCGGATCGGAAGGTCGATGATTTCGCCCTGGGGGTTGGCCATCAGGCCGCGCATGCCCACCAGCTGACGCACCTGGGACATGTTGCCCCGGGCGCCGGAGTTGGCCATCATCCACACCGAGTTGAGCGGATCGTTCTCGTTGAAGTTCTTCTTGACTTCTTCAACCAGACGCTCGTTGGTCTCGGTCCAGGTGTCGATCACCTTGGTGTGACGTTCCACCTCGGTGATTTCACCGAGGCGATAACGCTCTTCGGTGTCGGTGATCTGCTGCTCCGCCTCTTCGAGCAGACGGGCCTTTTCACCGGGGATCCGCAGGTCATCCACGGAGATCGACACGGCCGCCTGGGTGGCGTAATGGAAGCCCAGATCCTTCAGTTCATCCGCCAGGGAGGCGGTGGAAGCGGTGCCGTGGTTCTTGTAGGCCCACGCCATCAGGTTCCGCAGCTGCTTCTTATCGATGGTGCGATTGCGGAACACCGGAACGGCCTTGCTCAGGGGAGCGGAGGCTCCGAGCACGGGTGCCGGAGCTTCGGCTGCGGCCTTCTTGCTGGACTTCTTGGTTTTCTTGGAGGGAGTGGCGGTCATGGCTGCGCGCGAAGAGGAATAAGGAAGGGGGAAAACGTCCGGGATCTCAGGCGGCGGCCACCGCGTCGATGATCGTGCTGTTCATCACCACACGGCCGACGGTGGTGAGTAGGTAGCGGCTGATCAGAGCGCCGTCTTCATCCAAACGATCGCGGCGATAGTTCCACTGCTCGATGCGGGTGCCATCGCTCAGGGTTTCTTCCTTGATGGGCTCCTTGGCTTCGTCTTCGCTATCCACTTCACCGTTGAAGCGCACCCACACCCAGTCGTGCATGGTGAGGTGCTTCTCATCGAAGGCCGCAAGCACGTCGCGCAGACCAGCAAAGGTGCGGCTGCGATCACCGAACTCAGGCTTCACGCCGTCGGGCTGGACAGCGGTGAGGTAGTAGGAACCGAGCACCATGTCCTGGGAGGGGGTGATGATCGGTTCGCCCGTGGCGGGCGAGAGGATGTTGTTGCTGGCGAGCATCAGCATGCGGGCCTCGGTCTGGGCCTCAATCGCCAGGGGCACGTGCACAGCCATCTGGTCACCGTCGAAGTCGGCGTTGAAGGCGGGGCAGACCAGCGGGTGCAGCTGAATGGCGCGGCCATCCACCAACTTGGGCTCGAACGCCTGAATGCCGAGGCGGTGCAGCGTCGGAGCACGGTTCAGCAGGATCGGGTGACCTTCGATCACCTCCTGCAGCACCTGCATCACCTCATCATCGGCGCGCTGAATCAGCTTCTTGGCGGCCTTGATGTTGTTAACGATGTTCTGGCGGATCAGGCGATGGATCACGAACGGCTGGAACAGCTCGATCGCCATCTCCTTGGGCAGACCGCACTGATGCATCTTCAGCTTCGGACCCACCACGATCACGGAACGACCGGAGTAATCGACGCGCTTACCGAGCAGGTTCTGACGGAAGCGACCCTGCTTGCCCTCAATGATGTCGCTCAGTGACTTGAGCGGGCGGTTGTTGGCGCCCACCACGGTGCGGCCGCGGCGACCGTTGTCGATCAGGGCGTCAACGGCCTCCTGCAGCATCCGCTTCTCGTTGCGGACGATGATTTCGGGGGCCAGGATCTCCTGCAGACGCGCCAACCGGTTGTTCCGGTTGATCACACGGCGATAGAGATCGTTGAGGTCGGAGGTGGCGAAACGGCCGCCATCGAGCTGCACCATCGGGCGCAGATCGGGCGGGATCACCGGGATCACATCCAGCACCATCCACTCAGGACGGGCGCTGGTGGCGATGAAGTTATCGATCACGCGCAGGCGCTTGATCAACTTGGCGCGCTTCTGGCCCTTGGAGCCGGCGATCTCCTCGCGCAGCTGCTCAGCCACCACGGGCAGATCGAGATCCTCCAGCAGTTGCTTCAGTGCTTCAGCACCGATACCCACGGTGGGCTCGTTCTCGATCTCCGAGTCTTCGGCGTAGATCTCATCTTCAATCTCCAGCCACTCGTCTTCGGTGAGCAGCTGCTTGTAGGTGAGGTCTTTGTGGTCGCCCGCATCGAGCACCACATAGCAGTTGAAGTAAACGATCTGCTCCACATCCCGCAGGGGCATGTCGAGCAGGATCGCCACATAGCTGGGGATGCCCTTCAGGTACCAAACGTGCGACACGGGGGCCGCCAGCTTGATGAAGCCCATGCGGTGACGCCGCACCCGGCTCTCCGTGACCTCCACGCCGCAGCGCTCGCACACGATGCCGCGGTGCCGCACCCGCTTGTACTTACCGCAATGGCACTCCCAGTCTTTGGAAGGGCCAAAGATCTTTTCGCAGAACAAGCCGTCCATTTCCGGCTTGAGCGTGCGGTAGTTGATGGTTTCGGGCTTGGTCACCTCGCCCACCACCTGACCATTGGGCAGCGTGCGCTGCCCCCACTGCATCACCCGCTCCGGCGAAGCAAGGGTGATCTTGACGTAGTCGAAGTGGTTCTCGGTGCGGAGATTGCTGTTGGTCATGGCCGTGTAGCGCGCGGAGGTCGGAGGAAACGGAAGGGATCAGACGGTCACCCGCTGGGGTGGTCCGGATCGATCAGCAATCAGTCGTCGTCGTAATCCGCGACGCCGAGGGATTCGTAGGTGGGCCGGTTGGGGGTGCTGCGGCGGGGGTTGATGTCCTGCATCAGGTCCACTTCCTCGCCAGCGTCGGTGT includes:
- a CDS encoding aldo/keto reductase — encoded protein: MLPVRRFGRTELPMPVLSLGGMRFQQSWSDLPADQISPESQANLRATLEAAVAAGFRHVETARHYGSSERQLGWLLPQVPDPGRILQTKVPPQADPEAFEAELRLSFERLAVQRVDLLAIHGLNRSDHLEQTLRPGGCLEVVRRWQAEGRVGSVGFSTHGPLPLILEAINSGAFDYINLHWYFIRQDNRPAIEAAIAQDMGVFVISPTDKGGHLHTPSPQLLELCAPLHPIVFNDLFCLSAPGIHTISVGAARPEDLELHLQAVALLPQAAQLLPPIVARLEQARHEALGDAWLESWQQGLPAWQDTPGGINLPTLLWLHNLVEAWGLEGYARARYGLLGAGSHWFPGANADALDHGVSEAELLQALAASPWAEQIPPVLRALRQRVGGQATRRLMDD
- a CDS encoding ferredoxin, with translation MSVDPAVAFAAASAPAALATGREPVLGGALRQKAVWVDEAVCIGCRYCTHVAANTFLVEEDWGRSRAIRQDGDSTERIQEAIDTCPVDCIHWVSYEDLPALEEQTLNQELQPLGLPTPARPRRTLPRANS
- a CDS encoding DUF1257 domain-containing protein gives rise to the protein MSHFSTVKTELRDRAALIDALRDLGHDPREGDRAVRGYRGQTVQADLALLGEEGGDIGFRWNEANGSYELVTDLDLWRQPIPVERFLAKLTQRYALRSILAASSAEGFQVSEQHQTADGSIELVVTRWV
- a CDS encoding DUF2997 domain-containing protein, with amino-acid sequence MAQQTIRFRIRPDGRVEELVEGIAGSGCEQLTEGIEARLGSVQQRQATSEAFQASQAAVTPEQTQTLPSSVS
- a CDS encoding HEAT repeat domain-containing protein, which translates into the protein MTGPFPEFSQSPADLALDPELLARELAEELLGDPLDELDDPAVALADVAAECDLGLELLRGGHDERMQGLRIFCEHRDPRAPALLVPLLEASCPILRMSAVYALGRNPDLQAVTPLLALLQNDSNGYVRKAVAWSLSSYPDAPVMNPLIRALQSDIAAVRLWAASSLADAGSTGLAKADQAAGQLLQALRIDSEAAVRSNSAWSLGRLYGDLVEPRQLEVVESLLGAMLHDADLAVRDEARLALEQLEDPLVLERLQTLVNEGLLS
- a CDS encoding sodium:solute symporter family protein, with amino-acid sequence MTSIDWAIVIAYLVASLFVGLWLARRNRTEADYFVAGRQLKGWLAGASMAATTFSIDTPLYVAGLVGVRGLAGNWEWWSFGVAHVAMAVVFAPLWRRSGVLTDAALTELRYGGPTAAWLRGVKAFLFALPINCIGLGYAFLAMAKVSEALGLAPTPQAKVTLLAIVALLVLIYTAAGGLWAVVVTDMLQLVLALLGAIAVSVAAVHEAGGMDSLLESIRSLSRPELLSLVPWHVEGGRLQWLDGAGISIATFSSYLALQWWSFRRSDGGGEFIQRLLATRDEREARTAGWVFLAVNYLLRSWPWIIVALAAVALLPDQTDWEQSYPLLAVQLLPPVVLGLVVVSLVAAFMSTVSTSVNWGASYLTHDLYQRFIRPKASEKELLLVGQLASVLLVVFGVITALMSTSIGTVFRLVIAMGTGPGVVLVLRWFWWRVNAAAELAALLGGFLIGFSTSVVPLLRIDDYGVRLLVTTLLTAALWLLAMFATPPESPEVLERFVRQVRPPGPGWTQWRQRTAVHADETLPDLLLLLIAGCALLFGALLGIGGFLLKLQLWGWGGLVMAVVGALLLRRGTGRVPAEG
- the rlmN gene encoding 23S rRNA (adenine(2503)-C(2))-methyltransferase RlmN, whose translation is MSQPLLGMGLSALEDWAKQHGQAAFRGRQLHDWLYAKGARQLADVSVLPKGFREQLAAQPPDGAFDWMGRSRELHRSVARDGTTKLLLGTHDGLSIETVGIPAEGRLTVCVSSQVGCPMACRFCATGKGGLQRSLAVHEIVDQVLSVREVMEQRPSHVVFMGMGEPLLNIEAVLDAIQCLCTDLGMAQRQITVSTVGVPRTLPRLAELALERLGRAQFTLAVSLHAPDQRLREELIPTAHAYPIEALLEDCRRYVAITGRRVSFEYILLGGLNDQPRHAAALAQLLRGFQSHVNLIPYNPIEEEEFQRPTPAAVDGFRRALQDRHVAVSVRASRGLDADAACGQLRRRLEGSLEPA
- a CDS encoding chlorophyll a/b-binding protein, with the protein product MIQPTLVPQRRLPRYGFHTHTERLNGRMAMLGFIALLVVEAQLGHGLLIW